Genomic segment of Ewingella sp. CoE-038-23:
TTTCAGGCATACCTGCTTTCGTCATTTTGTTCAGCGCTCGTACCAGGGCCATAGCCTCCGCAACCTGACCATCGTAGTCACGCAGCGTCAGTGAACCCCCGAACAGCTGTTTTACCCGGTACATCGCCGTTTCCGCTATCGAGCGACGATTGTAATCTGTTGTCCATTTCCACCGCGCATTACTCCCGGTCATTCGCTGATTAGCCACTGCACGGTTACGGTCTGCATATTCACCGGGCCAGTAACCCGCACCTTTTCGGGGAGGGATAAGCGCGCTGATTTTCTTACGCCGCAGTTCATCGTGACATAGCCGGGTATCGTAAGCGCCATCGGCGGCGGCTGACCTGATTTTCCGGTGGGTTTGCCGGATTAACCCGGGGAAGGCCTCTGAGTCCGTAACGTTGTTCAGCGACAGGTCAGCGCAGATGATTTCATGTGTTTTACTGTCAACGGCGAGATGCAGCTTACGCCAGATACGGCGGCGTTCCTGGCCATGCTTTTTGACTTTCCACTTTCCTTCACCGAAGACCTTCAGCCCGGTGGAATCAATTACCAGGTGTGCGATTTCACCCCGGGTGGGCATTTTGAAACTGACGTTAACCGACTTTGCCCGCCTGCTGACACAGCTGTAATCCGGGCAGCGTAGCGGAACGTTCATCAGAGAAAAAATGGAATCAATAAAGCCCTGCGCAGCGCGCAGGGTCAGCCTGAATACGCGTTTAATGACCAGCACAGTCGTGATGGCAAGGTCAGAATAGCGCTGAGGTCTGCCTCGTGAAGAAGGTGTTGCTGACTCATACCAGGCCTGAATAGCTTCATCATCCAGCCAGAAAGTTATGGAGCCACGGTTGATGAGGGCTTTATTGTAGGTGGGCCAGTTGGTGATTTTGAACTTTTGCTTTGCCACGGAACGGTCTGCGTTGTCGGGAAGATGCGTGATCTGATCCTTCAACTCAGCAAAAGTTCGATTTATTCAACAAAGCCCGTCAGGCCGGAGTGCGACCAAAATCAGACCGACTTTTGCCTATGGTGGTTGCGATGAGGGCCGAGGGACGCAGCTATCGCTGGATCGCACGCGAGCTCGGTATCAGCAAGAATACCGTCGCTGACATCGTGCAACGACACAGAGCTAACGCTTAGGGTGTCATTTCGCCCTCAGCCGGAACCGACCCCTCACTTGTGCTCTGGCAAACAAGCTGGCCAGAATAGCCTGGGCCCTAACGGCACGACAGCAAACTTATGTAGCATAACGGCAGAAATACACCGGTTTAAAGAATTACTGATCTGGTTTTGCGAATACTGATATTGATGATACTAACGGCCCACCGGCCTGTTGAGGAACCTGTAAAACGGAAAGGCTCATTGAAGCCGTATATTTTCTGGAGGTTCATCAGGCGCGGAACTCATCAAGGCGCGGGAATAAAATCCCATTCAGACGCCGGATAGATTCAAGCAAGCCAACTTGTCGTCAAAATCGGTGTTGCAAAAACGGGAGTGACCATAGATTCCGTTTTCCAAGCGGACCCCTATTTAGGCTATTTTTTCCACCATTTCTGGCGTTATTTCCGGTTTTTACTGAGATCTCTCCCACTGACGTATCATTTGGTCCACCCGAAACAGGTTGGCCAGGGTGAATAACATCGCCAGTTGGTTATCGTTTTTCAGCAGCCCCTTGTATCTGGCTTTCACGAAGCCGAACTGCCGCTTGATGATGCGAAACGGGTGCTCCACCCTGGCATGGATGCTGGCTTTCATGTATTCGATGTTGATGGCCGTTTTGTTCTTGCGCGGATGCTGCTTCAAGGTTTTTACCTTGCCGGGACGCTCGG
This window contains:
- a CDS encoding IS5-like element IS903B family transposase, coding for MKDQITHLPDNADRSVAKQKFKITNWPTYNKALINRGSITFWLDDEAIQAWYESATPSSRGRPQRYSDLAITTVLVIKRVFRLTLRAAQGFIDSIFSLMNVPLRCPDYSCVSRRAKSVNVSFKMPTRGEIAHLVIDSTGLKVFGEGKWKVKKHGQERRRIWRKLHLAVDSKTHEIICADLSLNNVTDSEAFPGLIRQTHRKIRSAAADGAYDTRLCHDELRRKKISALIPPRKGAGYWPGEYADRNRAVANQRMTGSNARWKWTTDYNRRSIAETAMYRVKQLFGGSLTLRDYDGQVAEAMALVRALNKMTKAGMPESVRIA
- a CDS encoding helix-turn-helix domain-containing protein, translating into MVVAMRAEGRSYRWIARELGISKNTVADIVQRHRANA